CTGTATCACCGCTAAATGTAATAACAACGCTAAATGTAATACCAACcgtaaatgtaataaaaattaactcCAAATGTAATACTAACcagaaatgtaataaaaatcaaCCCTAAATGTAATAACTTACCCCACCGTAAATGTAATACAATTTAACGCTAAATGTAATCAGGTGACCGACCGTAAATGTAATACAATTTAACCTTAAATGTAATAACACGTTATTAAGAGCGGCAAAGGCGTAAATGGCATCCACTTCACCCGTGATATGATATCACTTCAATAGATTATCGGAATACCCAATCACGGTTATTCCCCTTTACTAACTACACCGTTAGGCGCAGATTACCCCTGGGGGGTTACTCCAATACAATACCTATAGGGGTATGCGCCGCCTAACGGGGTCATGATTCTGGAGCTCCTGAGTTAGAGACGTTTCCTAAACAGGGTATAATATTTTGAATGCACGAAATCTCCACTTTTGTAAGCAAGGAGAGATTGGTTCAAAAAAATACGATTCAAAACTGTTACACCCTGTGTTGCCCATAGTTAGCTTACGAGCATGATTGTGTGTGTTTTTGGCTAACCATATCAAATGTGGGGCAAATTCTTTCCAAAACGGGTCCAAATTCTGAAGTCCCGGGCGGCATATACCCACCCAAAAAATAGTTCAgtgctcccccccccctccctcccccggGAGATTACCGTGCACCTTCAGGGGTGTCTCGCGTACAAGCGATGTAGCGCGTCGGGTTTAAACTATAGATATCTAAACCCTtacatcaaattaaagcttataggACTGGCTATTAGACTATaccaaaacttttgaaaacaaatgaattgCCGAAATTTTCACGACTTCTAAATGCGAGCGCCCGAACCACCTTTTGAAAGTTACatgtcaaagcaaattttgtttttcgcttGTTTAATGTGTAATTTCAGTGAAAAGTTACAGAACATTTTTGAAATAGGATTAAAAAAATGTGGAGTGATCGTACAAAAATCGCTcttgaaaaaagttatttcaaaataaaaaattcggAGAAGTGgttttgttgtttatatgtAAAACTAGGTACTGTCAAAATTTGAGAGCAATCGAACAAATTCCCTTTGACTTGTAGCTCTTTAAGTGTGCCCTTCTGGTGAAAAAATTGTTTCgagaaaaaaactctgaaaaatttTTCCTGCTTCGCAAACAAACTCCGCCCACAAACTCAGTCAACTGGGTTCTCAAGACGCTTGTCTGGAATTGTATGGATTTTCACGTGGTTCTTGTCGTGGTCTTCGAAAGTAAGCAAAATGATTGTAAAATGTCCCTTGTTAGcgttttttattttcatcattGGAACGTGGGCAGAAGATAAGAAATGTTTTCGTCAAATGTCAGCCGTGGACGACGAGACTTACGCAACTCTTTTCGCCTTAACGAGTGGAGAATTTGTGGTGCCTGTGAAAGATCGCTCCCGAAGCCAAAAGGCAGCCTGTGTTCGTTTCTGGAGAGCCAAGTCACAGTTTTCTATCTCTGAAGTTAACGGCAGGAAAAGGCTATTTTTTAAAGGCAAAGAAGTTACAAAGAAGTCGGAACTGAGTGCTTTGGTTGAAAAGGAATTTCGGCATTGCAAAGGCGCCGGCTCAAGAAAGCTGAACCGAAGACTGATCAAGCGCTTTCAAGGTGTCAGTGAAAGAAACGTCCAGAATGTGCTGTCCAAAAGTCGACTCAGCCAGAAGATGAACGCACGGTTTCAAAATAAAGCGATACAGCGGCCCATAAGAGCAAAAACAGTCCAAGTAAGAATTGATAAATTATGTTATTAATTAGACCAAACCAATCTTCCCTAATCAACCATTGTgccggtgggggggggggggggggggttccaaGAAAATTTGGGTGGGGATGTACGGCACGCTTCCCAAAACCTTACattatttatgaccaaaatctgcgatatTACCTATGGTATTTAtaacctgaccaaaaatttgaaaccCTATTTATCACTTGACTCTTAAATCAAAACCCTGTTTCTGACCAGCGTTATATAATAAGTTCCAGACCAATGTTACATTACCGTAAACATAATTTGTGAAGTgctttgttgattttcttttcgaGAAAGATGAAAAAAGTGGCTTCTTCTTAAAACGATACCCATATCAAGGCTAGAGTGCAAAaaccatacccccatttatgaCCAAAACTTTTCCTTAAATTAAAACCATTCTCTTTGGGGTCAATCGACTCATTTAAGCATTCTAAGGGGTTATTCAAGTGAAGAACTTTGGAAAGAAATGTGAGAAATGGTTTATATGACAGGGGCATCTCAGCTCGTCTATTACtatgataataatcataataatgtcTTTTACATGGACAGGATTAGTATTGCAGCGTAGCTGATGTGATCGTGTATAATATAGTAACCCTAAGACGAAtacacaaacaaatttccaaaattaacaaaatcaaaaatagCACCTGGGCTCTTCCTTGATGAGAATGAGTGAGTCTGAGCACTTTGATTGCATGTAGAGTGACATCGCTGCAAAGCATGTTATACGATTAAAGATTTCATTTCTACGTTGTTTGTAGGTAAGACATCAAATTGACCTGGTTGATATGAAAAAATCAGCTGTATCGAAGAACGGAAAAACGTACAAGTACATCCTAACAGTTCAAGATGTTTTTAGTCGATATTTGTGGCTGCGTCCTTTGACAGGGAAGTCAAGCAAGCTAGTAGCAAGAGAGCTTAATAAGCTGTACACAGAGGTCGGCCCTCCACGAGTGATCCAATCAGATAACGGAGGAGAATTCAAACAAGCCGTGGATCTGCTATGCAAATCGCTAGGAGTGAAGATAATCAGAGGGTCCCCGTACCATCCCCAGTCTCAGGGAAAAGTGGAACGGTCTCATAGATCTTTACGAAAAAAGATAAATTTTGATCTTATTAATTTTTCCAAGGTTGGAGTGAACTGGGTCTCAAAATTAATGGAATACCAAAAGGTCCTAAACGAGGAATTGATGGACGTTTTAGGTAAACAATCGCCTTTTGAGGTGTTTACGGTCGAGCGTCTAATGCTTTATCCGAGATATCGGATGGCGGATTATCCTACCAAGAGAGTGTTTCATCTGCAGCTAGAATTTCTCCTAGGGCCTCCGATTTCAGAAACAATGGTGAACGTATCCGCAAAATTCGATCCAAAGCTAGGGCGTCCAACAACGTATGGGACAAGCGATACATTAAGAGGAGAGTAAAAGGCAACCCACCCTCCGTTTACAAAGTGGGAGAACGGGTTCTAATTCGATTTCCATTTTCAGGAAGAACCCGCGGTATTCCAAAAAAGCGATTTGTTGTTGACGGAACGATTATAAAACGAAATgtacagtttggaaaatacaaaataacatACGAATCCCCACAACAGAAAAGTCTTGCTGTGACTGGGTTTCAGTCGAAGATATGACTAGTGCTACAGCTGTTGAAGAAAAACGCAAACGGGCAGCCGCGAGGAGACAGATGAGTCTTTCAAAAACACAGAAGGAACATAAAGCAAAGAAAGCAGCTCACCGGGAAAAATACTACATCGCAATGACGCCTGAGGACCTTCATCAACCGTTCAGCGAACAAGGCTTTGATGTCACATACAATCCACCAGGAGACGGCAACTGCCAGTTTTCAGCATTGGCCCATCTACTCCAAACTATTGGCATTTTTCATTCCGAGGAATCTTTGCGGAGAGAAATAGTAAGATATCTGACTGAAAATCCAAACAATCAGGATGGATTTCCTTTTGAACTTTTCGTAGGCATGCCTTGGTCTCAATACCTCACTAGCATCGCCCAAAATGGAACTTACGGAGATCAGATCACTCTTCAAGCTGTCACTAATCTTTTCAACGTGGAGATTGTAATAATATCGACATTGGGTCCAAACGCAAAAACTGTTATATCTCCTCAATTTTCCATTCCTTTTGCCTCACTGACACTAGGACACTTTGCGGAAGATCAAGGAATCCATTACGTTTGTTTAACGGCACTGAATCATAATTACGGTAACAGTTCAGTAGGAGATGAAGATATTTGTGACAAGCCTACGAATGAAGAATCTCAATGGGCTGCACATGAGATAGGTAGCGGAGAAAACAATGAAGAACCTCGTTCCATAGAGGACCTTCCAAATGAAGTCCTTGAAATCATTATTACTTTTTCGTTAACAGGAAGCCCGAGAAACATTGTGGACACCTTTAACATTTTAAGCATGATAAACAAACGATTTAGAAGTCTCACAGGCTCATTCATTCAAAGGCTGCCAAGAGTGTTTTTTGATTGGGATACATGCGTAGGTTACCACAGCATGCGACAGATTTCTAAAACACGTGGGAAAGGGAGTGGCCTTGTTTTAGCACTTAAGAACATAATTAACCACCCTCAGTGGATAAATGCGTGGGTGAGACTTCTGTATACTGGGATCGTAGGATGGTTCTACATTCAGAACAtcatctggaaaaatggaaggaaaaaataaagagTATCCGAACTGTCATGCCGGAAAGTTTCTGTTACCGTTTGTCTGTTGACTCAAATCGAtatagaatatatatatatcgataTATTGATAGAATAAATCTGAAAACTCTTAATAGACTGTTGGttaaagctttgaaaaatgtaGATTTTTTACTTTCTTACTGTGTTCTACGAACAAGCGTTGAGTAATCGCACCAAATAGTGAGAATACGTTTATTTCATTTACAAGTAAGTTGTGACTATATTTGCATGAGTATCGTTGCTATTAAAGTTGTCTTTATATCATCTGTACCATCTGTATATTTTTATGCTTTATCATACCACCGTCTCACCAAATCTTTCAAACACATCCAGAAGGACTCTAAAAAATAGCGGGCCCCTTTCAAAAAGAGTATAAACCAGGGGCCCCAAACGATCCCACAACTGAGTGCACGCCTTCTCTCGCCCAGGCTTCCCCACTATTTCCACTATGTACTTGCGCTATCCGCTGTAAAGAATTTCGGaaatgatatttgcaaatgctCCACCATCAGAAGGGCTATTTTTGGGAAATCTTTAGAAGTTCAGACGTTCCCAGTAAGCTTTGACCGGAAGTACGCAGAACCTCGGGAATGTTCACAAAAAATCACCGACACTCAAATAATAACCGGTAATCGTAAAGGAGCTTTCAACACTGTTATTACATTTGAGGTTAAATTGTATTACATTTACGGTCGGTCACCTCATTACATTTAGCGTTAAATTGTATTACATTTACGGTGGGgtaatttattacatttagggttgatttttattacatttgtggTTAGTATTACATTTAgagttaatttttattacatttacgGTTGGTATTACATTTAGCGTTGTTATTACTTTTAGCGGTGATACACcaccttttgttttttcctaccaGAACCTTTTATTGTTGCGATTTTATTTTGATAATGTTTTATGTATTCATTCAAAGTTCTCATAGCGCGATCCACTCTTTTGTATTCCTCTTGCCTATCAGCTTCCGTTATAGTCCCActtttgtattgctttgtaacgtttcctttgtaggctttcaattgatttcttcTGAATTTAGCCGCATTGACAATCTTGtcgagatattttttgttttttcgttcagtcatttcttgttgatttagtaccttttcaacagaatcataattttgaataccaagatCACCTAATATCTCATTATCCATATCTTCATCATCTAATCCATAATCTAtctcatcgtcgtcatcatattctggtggtaattctggttcttcaggaaagtacttaggatcaacataaatctctttttttccttccaaaagatcttgtaaagattcttcatatgttggtggttttggcaccagttgtttttcttgctgtggcaaaacaggttgttcgAATAGATCATCTAAACCCATGTCCTCAACTTTATCCTCTATATCAATACCGTAATTCggaacttctcctttcttcagtggtcgttttttccttggcaaccttaaaacctgattactatcaataacatcatctaatttacttgtaattggtttaaacacttttgaaaatccctgttgactCGTCTGCTGATCAATATCATGCTTTTTAATTGCATTACGGACATAATTGATCTTGTtccctaattcagatttactctttgcgagttctttcAACCTAAGTAAACTCATTTTTGGGAGATTGGGTCGGGCAAGATGTTGGTGTAGACGTGTTTGTGTTAGCTCCGTTCTTGGATATGGCACATGGCCAAAAATATTACAAGAAAAACGTGGAAAAGCTCCTCAACATCCTCTACTGAAGAAAACTTCTCGCCCGATGACAAAAGGATAAAACATAACGTATCATTCACAGATTCTGAGCGTAGTAGCGAGTCGGATGAGGTGCTCACTTTGCTGAAAATGGCGGAGACGGTAATGCCAAAACTAGACCAAGTGTTAGAAAAGCTACAAAAATTAGAAGATCAAATTCAATCAGTGGACGAGAAAGTAAGTAGCCTTCAAGTCAAGGTCGAAAGTTTCGAGGTGTTTAAGAAGGAGACAGAAACGAAGATTAAAGAGCTTGAGGACGGTTTGAACTTCGCTAATGCAGAAAGAGAGTCGTTCAagaagaattttcaagaaatacagAGTGCTGTTCACCTTCTCAGAGACGAGAAACTGTATATGGAGGTTTATCAGCGGCGTGAGAATCTTCGTTTCTTTggaattaaagaagaaaaagatgtAAACGAAGACACGAGGGAGGTTTtggttgattttttaaaaaccgAACTCGGCGTGGAAGATGCTGATAATATAGAATTTCACAGGGTGCACCGAGTTGGGAAGCGGACTTCCTCTGTTGGAAAGCCTAGACAAATAATTGCGCGTTTTTTAAGATACCCTGATCGTGAGGAGGTCATGTCAAAGGCGAAGAAATTGAAAGGTAAAAACTTTGGAATCTCACCGGACCTTCCAAAAGAAATTCTAGAGCGTAGAAAGAAGAAGATGCATCGTtttaaaaaggcaaaagaagagGGTAAGACCGTCTACTTTAGTAGGGCGGAGCCTGATAAGTTGTTTATTGACGGTGTTCAAATATAAAAACGTAAAATCTAAAACTTCAGGTCATGTATAAAACTATTTCTTTAccaaatttgcattatttttttccaagaactgggtttttttgtttccattgttaCTAGGTGTTATGAGGATTGCAAGACCCTTTGTGTTAGTAGCTCTATATTTAACAGCTTTCGCTGGCTACTTTTTAACTATGTAATTGTGTGTCGTAGTTTTGCTttgtgccttttgttttctttttcgcatTTTAGCGGGCTAACTTTATATTGTTCTTGTGTGAGGGACATGCAGTGCACCCATGGCTTGAGCTTCACGTATGCAGATGCCTCTTGACGTATTTATTGTTCCGTTCTCTTCACTGAAATGAAACTTTGAAATCTTCACAAAAcggaatttaaattttagaattcTATCTCTAAATGTTCGGGGGATTCGCTCTTTTGACAAAAGAAAGGCACTTTTTTACTGGTTAACAAAAGAGAGATCCGATATtatctttttacaagaaacttacAGTACTCCAGACGTCGAAAAGTTTTGGAAGTCGCAGTGGAGGGGCGACATTTTCTTTAGTCATGGTTCGGAGCACAGTAGGGGGGTTATGATTTTGGTTAAGGAGAAATTCGATTGTGATATTGAAGAACGCCAAGAAGATGAACAAGgaagatttattattttgaaaggtgTCATTCAGGgaaatagttttgtttttgtcaatatttattccccaaataAGACCAAAGATCAATGCATCTTCTTCGAGGAAATTCAAAAACAGCTCGATAAATTAGAATTAGAGGATAATTGTGAAGTTATTATTGGAGgcgatttcaatgttattttcgaTGCTGAGTTGGATGGAGCTGGAGGCAAACCTCAAGTAAGAGAATCctgtaaaaaaattgaagatttgtGTTCATCTTATGATCTGACTGATATCTGGAGAATAAGAAATCCAGATACTAAGCGCTTtacatggagacaaaaaaacccTACAATACAGCGACGTTTGGACTTTTGGCTAATAAGCAGTAGTGTTCAAGAAGAGGTAGAAGATGTAGATATTATTCCTGCAATAAGAACGGATCACTCCGCTATTACAATGCACATAAACGgaattgaagaaacgggacggggaccttccttttggaaatttaattctaGTCTTTTAGAAGATGATGAATATATCTCTTTTATAACTGAGAATTACAGTGATTGGTTGGAAGATGGAAAAGAGATTCAGGATCCAAGGGTCCTTTGGGACTTCATTAAGTATAAAATCCGTTATGAAACTATTACCTATAGCAAACAGAAAGCTAGAATTAGAAGGGAGAAATTATTAGACTTAGAACAAAAACTTAAAGAGTGCACAGCAAAATGCGATGAACAGCCCAGTCAAGAAAACTTGAGTGatctggaaattttaaaaaccgaATATGATAGTCAATATGATTATATAGCGCAAGGAGCAATAATTCGCTCGAGAGTAAATTGGTACGAATATGGCGAGAAAAGTAATAAGTACTTTTTGAACTtagaaaattccaaaaagaaaaaaagttgtattagaaagttAGTGGGGTTTAATGATGAATGCATAATGGATCCGAAACAAATAATGACAGAGATTCATAGCTTTTATGCCAATCTTTATGATAAGGACTCTTGTCAGCAGGGTGGCTTGTCGATTGATGAATTCCTTAAGAATGTAAATACTAACATGTTAACAGACGAGCAGCAGGaatatttggagaaaaaaattacaacaaacgaATATTTAGAAGCGTTGAaatcatttgagaaaaacaaaacaccaggGAATGATGGATTAACTGTGGAGTTTTATCTTGGCTTCTGGCATCTCATAGAGAAATGTCTCGTCAATTCCTTGAATTTCGCTCACGAACACGGACAACTGTCAAATTCGCAAAAACAAGCTATGATTACGTTGTTGgagaagaaagacaaagacaGACGTTTTATCAAAAATTGGAGACCGATCTCACTGATTAATGTCGATGTTAAAATCGCATCAAAGGCGATTGCAAGAAAGTTAGAATTGTTTTTACCTGAGCTTATTCATTCAAATCAAAATGGTTTTATCAAGGGAAGATGTTTACTTGACGGAGTTCGAACAATTTAAGATGTGCTTGAATTTGCTAAATTTACGGATAGTTCAGGTATTCTTTTAGCagttgattttgagaaagcattcgactctttgaatcattctttcctttttaaaatcttgGAAAAATTTAACTTTGGAACGCAATTTATAAAGTGGATCAAAACCTTCTACACTAACGTATCTAGTTGTGTCttaaataatggttttattaCTGATTTGTTTGATATTCGTTGTGGCGTTAGGCAGGGCGATCCCTTGTcacctttgttatttattttgacCATTGAAGTGCTTCCTTGCAGAATTCGGGAGGATAAGggaattaaaggtattttaatcaatgaggaagaaatcaaactaacactttttgctgacgatatgacTTGTTTTCTCAGAGATATCTCATCATATCATCGGTTATTGGCAACTCTTCAAATTTTTTATAAGTTCTCCAACCTTCGagttaatgatgataaaacggaGATCTTTGCCATTGGCACACATCACCTGGATCCAACTAAGTTTTCTCAtaaagtacgaaaatcaattaaaatcctgGGAATTGTATTTGATTATCATATAGCATCAAGGATGAGAGCCAACTTTGACTTAGTTCTTAAGTCTATCAAAGATATATTGAACATGTGGAAGTGGAGAGGACTTACACTACTAGGAAGAATTCAGATTGTTAAATCCTTTATTCTACCAAAATTTTTGAGTAAAGTGGCGTTGATTGCAGTTTCAGAAAAGTTGATTAAAGAGGTCAACAGTTTGATTTACCGTTTCATTTGGAAAGGTAATGATAAAATAAAGCGTTCCGCTCTCATCAACGATATCGAAGATGGTGGACTTAGGATGCTAGACATTCAATCGATGATTCAAGCTCAGAGGGTGATGTTATTAAAAAGATTTGTAGATGaagaaaacaagagtttttggaa
This portion of the Montipora capricornis isolate CH-2021 unplaced genomic scaffold, ASM3666992v2 scaffold_213, whole genome shotgun sequence genome encodes:
- the LOC138034818 gene encoding KRAB-A domain-containing protein 2-like, whose translation is MIVKCPLLAFFIFIIGTWAEDKKCFRQMSAVDDETYATLFALTSGEFVVPVKDRSRSQKAACVRFWRAKSQFSISEVNGRKRLFFKGKEVTKKSELSALVEKEFRHCKGAGSRKLNRRLIKRFQGVSERNVQNVLSKSRLSQKMNARFQNKAIQRPIRAKTVQVRHQIDLVDMKKSAVSKNGKTYKYILTVQDVFSRYLWLRPLTGKSSKLVARELNKLYTEVGPPRVIQSDNGGEFKQAVDLLCKSLGVKIIRGSPYHPQSQGKVERSHRSLRKKINFDLINFSKVGVNWVSKLMEYQKVLNEELMDVLGKQSPFEVFTVERLMLYPRYRMADYPTKRVFHLQLEFLLGPPISETMVNVSAKFDPKLGRPTTYGTSDTLRGE